In Numidum massiliense, a single genomic region encodes these proteins:
- the spoIIR gene encoding stage II sporulation protein R, with translation MYKKYVYIVFAILILMISWEGQKNEAVVAAEGTIPDEAIRLRILANSDDPQDQWLKRQIRDEVVESIGQWTGQLDDLATARRVIVERLPEIKQLAERIVRKHGFPYRVDVDFGQVPFPTKLYGQTVYPAGDYEAVRIAIGEGSGANWWCVLFPPLCFVDMSNADAVAAAQQTEEKREVKAGEQSSLSTDSDQVEVRFFLIDWLLSLFDRLIATFA, from the coding sequence ATGTATAAAAAATACGTTTACATCGTTTTTGCAATTTTAATATTAATGATCAGTTGGGAAGGGCAAAAAAATGAGGCAGTCGTCGCCGCGGAGGGGACGATTCCGGATGAAGCCATTCGGCTGCGCATCTTAGCTAACAGCGACGATCCGCAAGACCAATGGTTGAAACGGCAAATACGGGACGAGGTCGTAGAGTCCATCGGGCAGTGGACAGGACAGTTGGACGACCTTGCCACTGCGCGAAGAGTGATCGTCGAACGGCTCCCCGAAATCAAACAGCTGGCGGAGCGCATCGTGCGCAAGCACGGTTTCCCTTACCGCGTTGACGTCGATTTTGGCCAGGTCCCTTTTCCGACGAAATTATACGGCCAAACGGTTTACCCGGCTGGCGACTATGAAGCGGTGCGCATCGCGATCGGTGAGGGAAGCGGCGCCAACTGGTGGTGCGTCCTCTTTCCACCTCTCTGTTTCGTCGACATGAGCAATGCCGACGCTGTAGCCGCTGCGCAGCAGACGGAGGAAAAACGAGAGGTAAAAGCGGGCGAACAGTCGTCACTCAGCACCGACAGCGATCAAGTAGAGGTCCGTTTTTTCCTCATCGATTGGTTACTCAGTTTGTTTGACCGTTTAATAGCGACCTTCGCCTGA
- a CDS encoding L-threonylcarbamoyladenylate synthase: METIVWKLSAEDGVQQLLQHRYIEQAAAALRRGELVAFPTETVYGLGADATNDDAVAAIFAAKGRPSDNPLIAHIGSHAQLETVVSSVPPVAERLIERFWPGPLTLVLPSAGTVSRKVTAGLATVAVRMPSHPIARALLQQTGCPVAAPSANRSGRPSPIARALLQQTGCPVAAPSANRSGRPSPTDVQHVLDDLAGRIYVALDGGETGYGLESTVLDVTESTPVVLRPGGITLEELRDALGDVQVDPFLQQQSGTPRSPGLKYRHYAPRGEMTLVKGKEREMVTRIRALTEQYQREGWKVGVLTTAEHRNAYEADVVIACGQRSELSTVAHGLYRALREFDEVGVERVLAETFPEVGDGATIMNRLRKAAGGRII, translated from the coding sequence ATGGAGACAATAGTTTGGAAGTTATCGGCTGAAGACGGTGTGCAACAGTTACTGCAACACCGTTACATCGAACAGGCTGCCGCAGCGCTAAGGAGAGGGGAACTGGTGGCCTTCCCGACAGAAACAGTGTACGGGCTAGGTGCCGATGCGACGAACGACGACGCAGTAGCAGCTATTTTTGCAGCCAAGGGACGGCCTAGCGACAATCCGCTCATCGCGCACATCGGTTCACACGCCCAACTGGAAACAGTTGTTTCCAGTGTGCCGCCCGTGGCCGAACGGTTGATCGAGCGGTTTTGGCCCGGTCCTCTGACACTCGTCCTCCCTTCGGCAGGGACGGTGTCGCGTAAAGTAACCGCGGGCCTGGCGACAGTCGCCGTACGCATGCCGAGCCACCCGATTGCGCGCGCGCTCTTGCAACAAACGGGGTGTCCGGTCGCGGCGCCGAGCGCCAACCGCTCCGGCCGACCGAGTCCGATTGCGCGCGCGCTCTTGCAACAAACGGGGTGTCCGGTCGCGGCGCCGAGCGCCAACCGCTCCGGCCGACCGAGTCCGACCGATGTCCAGCACGTGCTCGACGATTTGGCTGGACGTATTTATGTCGCGCTCGATGGGGGCGAAACGGGTTACGGCTTAGAATCGACAGTGCTCGATGTGACCGAGTCAACGCCTGTCGTTTTGCGGCCGGGTGGGATTACTTTAGAAGAGCTGCGGGACGCGTTAGGAGACGTTCAGGTCGATCCGTTTTTGCAGCAGCAAAGCGGCACACCGCGTTCGCCGGGGCTAAAGTACCGCCATTACGCCCCGCGCGGAGAAATGACATTAGTTAAAGGGAAGGAACGAGAGATGGTAACGCGTATTCGCGCGTTAACGGAACAGTACCAGCGGGAAGGGTGGAAAGTCGGCGTGTTGACGACAGCGGAGCACCGCAACGCTTACGAGGCTGACGTCGTCATCGCCTGTGGCCAGCGGAGCGAGTTGTCGACAGTTGCCCACGGACTGTACCGCGCCTTGCGGGAGTTTGACGAAGTCGGTGTCGAGCGGGTGTTAGCAGAGACGTTTCCGGAAGTTGGCGACGGCGCAACGATTATGAATCGCCTGCGCAAGGCGGCCGGCGGACGAATCATTTAA
- a CDS encoding manganese efflux pump MntP, whose amino-acid sequence MFQGPEYWGQFFTLLLIAVALGMDAFSLGLSIGIRGVTMRKVYVISILIGFFHFFMPLLGMLIGHVLSVVTRTVATNIGGALLCILGINMIWSGLKNDREQASLNVSSVGATIVLALSVSVDTLSAGLSFGLFSANVLLAVILLGSGGALMAGLGLLLGRYANKWLGDYGELIGGAILCGFGVKFLL is encoded by the coding sequence ATGTTTCAAGGACCGGAATACTGGGGTCAATTTTTTACGTTGCTCCTCATTGCTGTCGCACTCGGGATGGACGCTTTTTCTCTCGGTTTAAGTATCGGCATCCGCGGGGTCACGATGCGCAAGGTGTATGTCATAAGCATATTAATCGGCTTTTTTCACTTTTTTATGCCTTTACTCGGGATGCTGATCGGGCACGTACTAAGTGTGGTGACGCGTACGGTCGCCACAAACATTGGCGGTGCCTTGTTGTGTATATTGGGGATCAATATGATCTGGTCGGGCTTAAAAAACGACCGGGAACAGGCGTCGTTGAACGTGTCTTCTGTCGGGGCGACGATTGTATTAGCGCTTAGTGTCAGTGTCGATACACTATCCGCTGGCCTATCGTTCGGTTTGTTTTCGGCTAATGTGTTATTGGCGGTTATATTACTCGGCAGCGGCGGCGCACTCATGGCGGGATTAGGGTTACTGCTCGGGCGCTACGCTAACAAATGGTTAGGGGATTATGGTGAATTAATCGGGGGGGCAATTTTGTGTGGCTTCGGGGTAAAATTTTTACTATAA
- a CDS encoding low molecular weight protein arginine phosphatase, which produces MRVLFVCTGNTCRSPMAEGLLRKIAAEEGLEIEVKSAGVAVTPGTAFALHARTVLKEKGASFKGKATWLDDPLLTWADLVLVMTKAHKVVLLERYPAYVDKVYLLKEYVEMRGEIADKLRQLDELYAAAELKRAQFFAENKRHLEQLERRFKQQQAKSGEQLENNPSNDQSGNQTDDDAEQHASDQLDAPTGESFEQQLARWRERLYELTRPEEEKIRQIERELPDFDIVDPFGGTLDEYRACGEQLETLLRRFARQLKNDAI; this is translated from the coding sequence GTGCGCGTGTTATTTGTTTGTACGGGTAATACTTGCCGCAGCCCAATGGCGGAAGGGTTGCTGCGAAAAATCGCGGCAGAAGAGGGTCTGGAGATTGAGGTGAAGTCGGCGGGGGTCGCCGTCACTCCGGGTACTGCTTTTGCCCTCCATGCGCGAACAGTGCTTAAGGAGAAAGGCGCTTCCTTTAAAGGAAAGGCGACGTGGTTGGACGATCCGTTACTCACTTGGGCCGATCTCGTCCTCGTCATGACGAAAGCACACAAGGTCGTTCTATTAGAGCGTTATCCGGCATACGTCGACAAAGTGTATCTATTGAAGGAATACGTAGAAATGCGCGGCGAAATCGCCGACAAGCTCCGGCAACTAGATGAGTTGTATGCTGCAGCAGAGCTAAAACGAGCGCAGTTTTTCGCGGAGAACAAACGGCACCTCGAACAGTTGGAGCGACGGTTCAAACAACAGCAAGCGAAAAGTGGCGAACAACTGGAAAATAATCCCTCTAATGACCAATCTGGGAACCAAACGGACGACGATGCTGAGCAACATGCCAGTGATCAACTCGATGCGCCAACAGGCGAATCGTTCGAGCAGCAATTAGCCCGCTGGCGGGAGCGCTTGTACGAGTTGACCCGACCAGAGGAGGAAAAGATTCGCCAAATCGAAAGGGAGCTACCCGACTTCGACATCGTCGATCCGTTCGGTGGCACGCTAGATGAGTATCGCGCGTGCGGTGAACAATTGGAGACGCTCCTGAGGCGATTTGCCCGACAGTTAAAAAATGACGCTATATAA
- a CDS encoding TIGR01440 family protein — MTTGLAEQVAQVLGELRAVAKLTANDLLVLGVSTSEVGGAHIGTSSSGEVAAAILQGVENVRKQHPFHLAVQCCEHLNRALVVERRTLEQFALTEVSVVPVPNAGGAMAAHAYRHLPDAAVVESVQAHAGIDIGDTLIGMHLRPVVVPVRPTLQTIGRAHVTMARTRPKLIGGARAVYA, encoded by the coding sequence ATGACAACCGGGTTGGCGGAGCAAGTGGCACAAGTGCTGGGCGAGCTCCGTGCAGTCGCTAAGCTTACGGCGAACGACTTACTCGTGTTAGGTGTAAGTACGAGTGAAGTGGGTGGTGCACACATTGGCACGTCTAGCAGCGGTGAAGTAGCTGCGGCTATTTTGCAAGGCGTGGAGAACGTGCGCAAGCAGCACCCGTTCCACCTCGCGGTGCAATGCTGCGAACATTTGAACCGCGCCCTCGTCGTCGAGCGGCGGACACTCGAACAGTTTGCTCTTACTGAAGTATCTGTCGTACCCGTTCCGAATGCCGGCGGGGCGATGGCTGCTCATGCCTACCGCCATTTGCCGGACGCCGCTGTCGTCGAAAGTGTACAAGCCCACGCGGGGATCGACATTGGGGACACACTGATCGGCATGCACTTAAGGCCAGTCGTCGTACCGGTGCGCCCGACCCTTCAGACGATTGGCCGCGCACATGTGACGATGGCGCGCACGCGCCCGAAACTTATCGGCGGCGCGCGGGCCGTATACGCGTAA
- the rpiB gene encoding ribose 5-phosphate isomerase B: MKVVIGSDHGGYHLKQEIKAVLADLEVEVEDVGCDCTDSVDYPDFALPVAQKVAAGEADRGILVCGTGIGMSISANKVKGIRCAVVSDPYSARMSREHNDANVLALGERVVGPGLAHDIVKTWMETPFAAGRHERRLCKISDIEAVDGGDEA, encoded by the coding sequence ATGAAAGTCGTTATCGGTTCTGATCACGGCGGATACCACTTGAAACAAGAAATTAAGGCGGTTTTAGCTGATTTGGAAGTAGAGGTAGAAGACGTCGGCTGCGACTGTACCGATTCGGTCGACTACCCGGATTTCGCCCTTCCGGTCGCGCAAAAAGTGGCAGCTGGAGAAGCGGATCGCGGCATTCTCGTCTGCGGTACGGGGATCGGCATGTCGATTAGCGCGAACAAAGTGAAAGGCATTCGCTGTGCGGTCGTTTCCGATCCGTATTCGGCGCGCATGAGCCGCGAACATAACGATGCGAACGTGCTCGCGCTCGGTGAACGCGTCGTCGGTCCGGGACTCGCTCACGACATCGTTAAAACGTGGATGGAAACGCCGTTCGCCGCCGGGCGACACGAGCGTAGACTCTGTAAAATAAGCGATATCGAGGCGGTAGACGGCGGTGACGAAGCATGA